From the Candidatus Zixiibacteriota bacterium genome, the window CGATTTTGTTGTCGCGATAGAAAATACGGCATCATCTACCATATCAGACTCAGGGTATGTGGTCTGCAATCTCTGAAACGCTTCTTCAGCCGCCGCGTATTGTTTGGCGCGTCTTTTCATTTTCCCCATATTATATAGAGCGCTGTCGGAATAACCTTCTTTGTTAGTCGGGTCGCTTTGCAATATCTTGCGGTAAAAGGTTTCGGCGTCGCTATAAGCGCTGCGACCTGTATATTTCTCCGCGATCATATTATATAATTTCATGGTCGGCGCGGTTTCTTTCTGGCGCAAATAATCAGCCAATGTGTTCTTGTCCATCAAATAATCATTGACAGCCTGAATGAAATCTTCGGGAGGAGCGTATCCCCAGATCCGATCAATCTCGGTCCCATCGGCATTGGCGATAATCTCGCTCGGATAGCCGTTGATTCCGTAGTGATTTGACAGAGTTGTATCTTCCCAGCCGTTTATCTTAACGGCAACCAGCCTGGAATTCACCAATTCAATAACTTCATCGTTTCGATACGTCACGGTATCGAGTACATGGCACCATGGTCAGTCAATTCGCCAGAAAGATATTAAAACTTTCTTTCCTTGTTCAGTGGCCGTTTTGAGAGCGGTATCGTAAGAATCGACGAAAGTAACCTCGCTGGCGGCGCTCATTCCGGCAAACGCGAAAAACACCAGAAGCGCAGCCCAAAAAGTTTTCTTCATGTTGTCCTCACTTTGTTTAGTTTATGTCAATTAATCTTGCTTTTTTCCAATCTTCACCCAGAATTACTTCGCCCTCTTGCATAGCATCTTCAGCGAATTCATCGGGAACTAAAATAGTAAATCCTCCCCCAACCGGACGATAGGAAGATATACCCATTTGACCGGTGGCGCCGAAATGTCCTGCTCCCGAAATCATTACCGCGGGGATGTTTTTTGCCTTAAAACTCCCCATTACTAACTGGGTGAGTTGATCGCTTAGTAATCTAACAAGGGGAATCCAATTATCATACACGGCCTCATCTTTCTCATCATCACCGGGTAAAGAATCAACCAATTTAGTACCACAATCGGCACACTCGCCGATTCCCCATTCGTATTCATATTTACATTTAGGACAAAACGGCATAAGATTACCCCTCATCCCCCTCAGATTTATCCGGTTTGCTATCAATAAACATCTTCACCAGTTCCAAAGCCTCGGTTTCATGTTCGCCCGGAACCATAATCTTAAATGTCTCTATCTTGCCAGTATAAAACGATCTCAATTTCAGGCCGGCCGAACCTAATACACCCGGTTTGGTGTCCAATACGGCGGGTATATCATAAGACTTCAAACCATTTACGGCAAATTCAGCGGTCGTGCGATCGGGCGCTTCAGCCACTACTACCCAATGAGTCCTTTGCCCGATTTCCTCAGAGAGTTCACCGTTTATTTCGTTATTTTCGAAACCCATCGCTTACTGCAGTCTGCGCAGAATTCTCCTTACTATTTATTTGCGATAATACTTCAACTAAAGCGTCGCAGTCGTCAAAGCTATTCATTTCTGTAACAGCCAAAAGCAAGTGGTTGTTCATTTCTGAATAAAAGCGGCCTAGATCGATTCCTGCTCCAAAACCCTTTGCTTTAGCGAATTCAAGTATTTGTACGGCCGCGGTATTCGTTTCCACGACGAATTCCTTGAAAAACGGTCTTTCATCCCAAACCCGATATCCCTCAAGCTGAGATATTTTATCGGCCAGATAATGAGCCCGCTCGGTAGATATTTGGGCAAGGCGCGGTATGCCGTGTTTACCCATCAAGGACATATAAAACGTCGCGGCCGTAGCGCATAAGGCTTCATTGGTACAAATATTGGAAGTCGCCTTATCCCGCCGGATATGCTGTTCTCTCGTTTGGAGAGTCAGGACGAATCCGGGTTTTCCGTCAACATCCGTTGTCCGAGCGGCCAGTCTCCCCGGAATCTTTCGAACGAATTTTTTGCGGCAGGCAAATAATCCCAGAAGAGGCCCGCCGAAATTTTGAGGGATTCCCAGCGATTGCCCTTCGCCCACAGCGATGTCGGCGTTATACTCGGCCGGGGTTTTCAATATACCGAGAGAAATCGGATCGAAAACATTGATGAATAATCCGCCGGCATCATGTATAGCCCGCTCACCTTGTTCAATATCCTCAAGATATCCGAAAAAATTCGGCTGACCCAAAATTAAACAGGCGCACTGATCATCTAATAATCCGTTTAATTTGCCGTAATCGGTCGAACCGTTAGCGCGGGGAACGGTGATTATTTGCAAATCTACCCCCTGAATTGATGTTTTCAGGACATCTCGATATAATGGATTGACCGTTTCAGATATTACGATTTTATTTCGTCGGGTGTGATTGATGGCCAGAAGAGCCGCTTCGGTTACGGCCGTCGCTCCATCATAGAGCGAGGCGTTGGCGACATCCAAACCGGTTAGGCGGCATATATGGGTCTGGAACTCATAAATAATCTGAAGCGTCCCCTGAGCGACTTCGGCCTGATATGGTGTATAAGCGGTTACAAATTCCGGGCGCATCGCCAGCGACCAGACTACCGACGGGGTGAAATGATTATATATTCCTCCCCCGATAAAATTGGTCTTGCAGGTGTTATTTTGTCCCGCCAGCTCTTCCAGGAAACGGACAAGCTCCGGTTCGCTAAGCGCCGACGGCAAATTGAGTGGTTTTTTCAGGCGCAAATTCTCCGGAATCGGGTCGAATAAATCGTCAGTTTTGGAAACCCCGATCCACTCAAGCATAGCTTTTATATCTTCAGGGCTATTGGGTATGTATACCATCCGTCGTTTATTCCGTAATCAATTCTTTGTATTGATCCGCATCGAGAAGACTGTCAATTTCATCAGGATTTGAAATTTTGACTTTTATCATCCAGCCCTGACCGTACGGATCGTTATTTATAATTCCGGCGTCTTCTTCAATCAAATCATTGACGGCGTCCACCGTACCGTTGACGGGAGAAAACATTTCGGAAACCGCCTTTACGGCTTCAATGGTCCCGAACGGTTCCTTTTGCTTTACTTCACTCCCAATTTCCGGAAGTTCGACAAAAACTATATCGCCCAATTCTCCCTGGGCAAAATCAGTAATTCCGATTTCGGCTACATCACCGTTAAGACGGACCCATTCATGTTCTTTTGTATACTTCAATTCTTCAGGAATATTCACATAACCTCCAAATAAAATCCTCAGGCATTCTGCTTTGCTTTATCCCTCTTTTGTAATCCGGCTTCCTCGCTTAAGTGTTTTTCGATAAACGAGGTGTCAAAATTCCCGGACGCGAAATCGGATTGTGTTAAAATTAATTTATGAAAATCAATCGTGGTCGGCACTCCTTCCACGATGAATTCATCTAACGCGGTTAGTGTTTTCATGATAGCATGCCGGCGGTCATTACCCTTGACAATCAGCTTGCCGATCATGGAATCATAAAACGGGGGAATAACATACTGTCCGTAGGCATGAGTATCCACTCGAACGCCATGTCCCCCCGGTTGATGAAATGTGGTAATTTTACCCGGAGCCGGTCGAAAACTATTGTGGGCATCTTCGGCGTTTATCCGGCACTCGATGACATGGCCCCGAAAATTGACGTCTTCCTGACGTAACCCCAGCTTCTCCCCCGCGGCGATTTTTATCTGTTCGGCAACAATATCAATCCCGGTCAATTCCTCGGTCACGGGGTGTTCTACCTGAATGCGCGTATTCATTTCCATGAAGTAAAATTGACCGTCGTTATCGACCAGAAACTCAATCGTCCCGGCGCCTCGATATCCGACCGCGGCGGCGCCTTTAATCGCGGCCTCACCCAATCGGCGACGCAGGTCGTCATCGACAATCGGCGATGGCGATTCTTCCAGCAACTTTTGATGCCGCCGTTGGACCGAACAATCGCGTTCCCCGAGATGAATGATATTGCCGTAATTATCGCCAAGGAGCTGCACTTCGACATGATGGGATTCTAAAACCACTTTTTCAATATATAAAGCCCCATCATGAAAAGCCGATTCAGCCTCGGCTCGCGCCATATTAAAGGCCGTTTCCAATTCTTCCGGAGCCGCGGCGATTCTCATCCCGCGGCCGCCGCCTCCGGCGGAGGCCTTAATCAATACCGGATAACCGCTCTGAGCGGCGATACGAGCCGCTTCGTCAATAGTCTGTACCAAGCCATCGGAACCGGGAATCGTCGATACCCCGGCCTTCTGCATCAATTCTTTGGCTTTGGCCTTGGCCCCCATCTGACGAATCATCTGCCCGCTCGGTCCGATAAAAGTGATTTCGCATTCTTCGCAAATCTCGGCGAACTCGGCATTTTCGGCTAAAAACCCGTAGCCCGGATGGATGGCTTCGGCGTTGGTTACTTCGGCCGCGGCAATTATCCGTTTGGGATCCAGATAAGATTCAAGGGCCAGCGGAGGCCCGATACAAACATCTTCGTCGGCAAATCGCACATGCAGAGAATCGGCGTCAGCCTCCGAATATACTGCCACCGTCTTGATTCCCAGGTGTCGACAGGCTCGAATTATCCTGAGCGCAATTTCGCCCCTGTTTGCAACGAGTATTTTTTTGAACAATTATCTTCCTTCCATTTAGGTTAGGTATAATAACCAATCCCCGGTCGCATTTCAACAAAACAAAATAACTTTGAGCAAAAAAAAGGCCGCCCGCAAGTGGCGGCCTTGGTAGCTTTTTCAACCGAAATTATTTCCTGAATCCTTCCTTACTTACTTCAGAATCCGATTTGTGTTCATCCCATCTGTCGGAGGCACCCACGATCCCCTTGACTCTCATATCAAAATCATCCGGGTTGGTCGCGGCGTTCATGGCAACCTCGTAACTGATCAGGCCCTGCTTATAGAGTTTCATAATCGATTGATCAAAAGTCTGCATGCCGTACTGACCGGTTCCCGACTCAATCAAATCGGGAATATTCCCGAATTTTTCCGGTTCCATAAGACAATCGCGGACGGCGGCGGTATTTATCAGAATTTCCAGAGCCGGTACACGACCGGGCATATCGTGACGAGTCAACAATCGCTGACATATGATTGATTTAAGCGTTCCTGCCAGTAATAATCGAATTTGCTGATGCTGATGGGGCGGGAAAAAGGAGATAATTCGCGAAATTGTTTCCATTGTATTAAGAGTATGCAAAGTCGTGAGAACCAGGTGACCGGTATCAGCCGCCGTCAGGGCTATTGACATCGTTTCCAAATCACGAATCTCACCAATCAAGATAGTATCGGGATCCTGACGAAAGGCGTGGCGCAAAGCGGTCGCGAATGATTCGGTGTCTCCTCCCACTTCGCGCTGAGCGATAATTGATTTTTTATCCCTGAAAATATATTCTATCGGGTCTTCAATAGTCATAATATTGCTCTGGCGATTAGCGTTCATTTCTTCGATAATTGCCGCCAGAGTAGTTGATTTACCAGAACCGGTTGTGCCGGTAATTATTATCAAGCCTCTGTTATCATAAGCCATTTTTCTTATCGTGTCGGGTATATATAGTTCCTCAAAACTGGGGATTCGAGTATTAACCGAACGAATAGCTATACCTACGGTACCGCGCTGGCGGAAGAGGTTTATACGAAATCGGCCCAGCTTGGCGACCGACAAAGCCAGGTCAAGCTCATTGCGCTTATAAAATTTTTTCTGCTGTTCTTCGGATAAAATCTGGGAAACTACCTGCTGCATATTTTCGGCCGTCATAGGATCGCCCTCTATTTGCTCTAAATTTCCATTGGTTCTTAAGTAGGGGCGAATTCCCACTCGGAGGTGAAGGTCAGACGATTTTCTCTTTTGCATTTCGATCAACATCTTTTTCAGGTTCATCTGATCCTCCTAATATGTCGATTTGGCCTACCCCGATGGATCGACCAGGAATAAGGTTTGACCAAACTCTACCGGTTTGGCGTTTTCAACACAGACCTTGGCGATGCGGCCGGAAACTTCAGATTCGATCTCATTCATCAGTTTCATCGCCTCGACGATACAAACGACCTGGCCCTTTTCAATCTTTTGATTTTGCTCCATATACGGCTTCGCGTCCGGAGCCGGGGCCTCGTAAAAAGTACCGACCATAGGCGATTTGATCGCGACAAACTTATCTTCATCCGCCGCGGGAGCTGCAGCCGCCGGAACCGCTTCAGGAGCGGGAGCCGGGATCGGAGCCGCCGCTATCGTCACTACCCGAGTGTCTCCGTTTGACATGGATGAACCGTTAAGTTTCCGTGTTATCCGGACTTTGCGCCACCAGCTGGAGACCTCAAGGACGTCTATATTTGATTCTTCGACCAACCGAATCAGTTTCTTTATTGTCTTTTCTTTCATTTTCTACCTCAAAATTTTGTATCTGAATAAGGTAGTAGAAATTTATCCAATTTCCAATAAATTTTTTGGAGCTTTTGTCAGGATTGTACATCCGCCGGGGCGGATTACGACGTCATCTTCAATCCTGACGCCACCCCAACCCGGAAAATACAGCCCCGGTTCTATCGTGACGACCATATTTGATTTTAAAATGTCTTTACTCAACATTGATAGCCTGGGACCGCTGTGGACCTCTATTCCTATGCCATGACCGGTACCGTGACCAAAGTACTTAACCAATTTTTTCTTCTTGAAATAATTACGGCAGGCCGCGTCAACCGCTTTACCGCTTACACCCGCTTTAGCCTTTTTTATGCCAGCCAATTGAGCTTTCAAAACCGTATCGTAAATTCGTTTCTGTCTTGCGGTTGCCTTGCCTAAAACCACGGTCCGGGTAGTGTCTGACACATAACCGTTATACAGCGCGCCAAAATCAAACGTAATGAAATCGCCCTTTTCGAGAATCTTAGCCGATGCCGTACCGTGAGGCATTGAAGACCTGTAACCGGAGGCAACGATCGTGGGGAACGCCTCTTTATCGGCTCCGAGAACTTTCATCTGGTATTCCAGTTCAGCGGCAACTTCTTTTTCCGAAATTCCGGGCCGCAAAAATCCCAGAATCCGTTCGAAAGCCCGATCGGATATTTGGGCGGCTTTCTTCAATAGCGCAATCTCTGTTTTATCCTTAATAATCCACAAATCTTCCAGCATATTGGGATATTCTATAAATATCGCCTTAGGCATGGCCTTCATCAATTGATTTTTCAAATCAATAGTCAACCGGTGTGACTCGATTGCGACCTTTAGATTCTTCTTTTGTGTCGCATTAATATCAGTTAATGACGGTATAAGCGCTTTTTTTGAAATAATAATTTTGGCGCCGGAAACTTCATCAGCGGCCTGCTCAGTATATCGAAAATCGGATATGAAATAGGCTGATTTTTGAGACACAAATACACATCCGGTGCTGCCCGAAAAACCGGACAGCCAGCGCACTCCCGGAACCTCGGTAGTATCCGAACAATCATAAATAATGATCACGGCCGCATCAATATTATCCGCGGCTAATTTCTTTCTGAGTCTATCAATGCGAGATTTCATCAAGATGTCCTTTATTAGATAATTTTTTTTCTACGGATGACAGTTTATTTGAAATACGAGAATTATCTTCATCAGTTATTAATCTCCGATAAACTTCCCGGGCCAGCTTATAATACCCCTGCTCCCTGTAAATATCGCCAATCGTTTCGGTTACAAAGGCCGGGTCCAATATGCTGTCACCGCCTTTTGTCAAATGTTCTTTCTTTCGTTTAACCGTGAGCCGGTGGGTTTGAGATTTTTCAACCTTATTTATCCTGCAATACAGTCCCCGACAATTGGGAGCCAATTCAAAAACTTTGCGATAATAACTTATCGCAGCCGCCTCATGCCCTTCCTCGAAAGAAATATCACCGAGAAATTTCAGGGCCGTTAAGTTATTTGAATCCAGTCTTAGTGTTTTTAGAAATTCATTTTGTGACCGCTCATAATCACCGGCAAAAAACAATGAACGGGCCATTATTAAATGCGCCGACAAAGACGCTGGCTCATTTTCGATATGTCGAAGACAAACATCAACGGCCCGCGAATATTCTCCCTCTTCAAAATGTTTTTGAGCGACCGCGGGCAAATACCCTTTACTTGCTAATGGTTGATTATCTTCCTTAATATTCATAAGCGTTTTCGGCAATCAGCCCATAATGATACGATGTGCCTAATTTATAGTCAAGCCAAAACCCTGTAGAATTCGTAATCAATAAAAGACAAGAATATAAAATTTTCGTATCATAGATGTGAGAACTTTATCATAACTCAAAATTCAGCGGAGGGAATTTTATGAATGACCCCAAAATTGCCGATAGATCGCCCGCCATCCTGAAATTGGAACCGGGGCAATACTGGTGGTGCGCCTGCGGTCGTTCGAAAAATCAACCGTTTTGTGACGGGTCTCATCAGGGCACCGAATTTACACCCCACGAATTCACCGTCACGCAAACACAAAGAATAGCGCTGTGCCGATGTAAACGAACTAATAACAAACCGCTATGCGATGGCTCACACAGAAAACTGCCACCCGAATAAAAATATCGGATAAGCCAACTACGCGCAATTAAAAAAGGAATGCCATAGATTTATTAAAACGGAATTCAAATGCCGGAGGCCGGACTTGAACCGGCACGGGGCATATGATCGAATTGGAATTTATCATAATAAATAGTTGCACAATATCATCTTGAATGTCGTCTTGTATTTATTAATTTATGTACAAACTAATGGGGTGATACAATGAAGAATATCTTTCAGATTTGGGGCACAATATTAACGCTTATATGGATATTAAGTTTCTTCGGGGTGGCGTGCGGAGAAACTGTTACCGAAAACAACTCGACAACTTATGCCGGACCATATCTTGGCCAACATCCCCCGGGAGATAGCGCCGTTTTA encodes:
- a CDS encoding tetratricopeptide repeat protein — translated: MNIKEDNQPLASKGYLPAVAQKHFEEGEYSRAVDVCLRHIENEPASLSAHLIMARSLFFAGDYERSQNEFLKTLRLDSNNLTALKFLGDISFEEGHEAAAISYYRKVFELAPNCRGLYCRINKVEKSQTHRLTVKRKKEHLTKGGDSILDPAFVTETIGDIYREQGYYKLAREVYRRLITDEDNSRISNKLSSVEKKLSNKGHLDEISH
- a CDS encoding PilT/PilU family type 4a pilus ATPase, with translation MNLKKMLIEMQKRKSSDLHLRVGIRPYLRTNGNLEQIEGDPMTAENMQQVVSQILSEEQQKKFYKRNELDLALSVAKLGRFRINLFRQRGTVGIAIRSVNTRIPSFEELYIPDTIRKMAYDNRGLIIITGTTGSGKSTTLAAIIEEMNANRQSNIMTIEDPIEYIFRDKKSIIAQREVGGDTESFATALRHAFRQDPDTILIGEIRDLETMSIALTAADTGHLVLTTLHTLNTMETISRIISFFPPHQHQQIRLLLAGTLKSIICQRLLTRHDMPGRVPALEILINTAAVRDCLMEPEKFGNIPDLIESGTGQYGMQTFDQSIMKLYKQGLISYEVAMNAATNPDDFDMRVKGIVGASDRWDEHKSDSEVSKEGFRK
- the gcvPA gene encoding aminomethyl-transferring glycine dehydrogenase subunit GcvPA, encoding MVYIPNSPEDIKAMLEWIGVSKTDDLFDPIPENLRLKKPLNLPSALSEPELVRFLEELAGQNNTCKTNFIGGGIYNHFTPSVVWSLAMRPEFVTAYTPYQAEVAQGTLQIIYEFQTHICRLTGLDVANASLYDGATAVTEAALLAINHTRRNKIVISETVNPLYRDVLKTSIQGVDLQIITVPRANGSTDYGKLNGLLDDQCACLILGQPNFFGYLEDIEQGERAIHDAGGLFINVFDPISLGILKTPAEYNADIAVGEGQSLGIPQNFGGPLLGLFACRKKFVRKIPGRLAARTTDVDGKPGFVLTLQTREQHIRRDKATSNICTNEALCATAATFYMSLMGKHGIPRLAQISTERAHYLADKISQLEGYRVWDERPFFKEFVVETNTAAVQILEFAKAKGFGAGIDLGRFYSEMNNHLLLAVTEMNSFDDCDALVEVLSQINSKENSAQTAVSDGFRK
- the accC gene encoding acetyl-CoA carboxylase biotin carboxylase subunit translates to MFKKILVANRGEIALRIIRACRHLGIKTVAVYSEADADSLHVRFADEDVCIGPPLALESYLDPKRIIAAAEVTNAEAIHPGYGFLAENAEFAEICEECEITFIGPSGQMIRQMGAKAKAKELMQKAGVSTIPGSDGLVQTIDEAARIAAQSGYPVLIKASAGGGGRGMRIAAAPEELETAFNMARAEAESAFHDGALYIEKVVLESHHVEVQLLGDNYGNIIHLGERDCSVQRRHQKLLEESPSPIVDDDLRRRLGEAAIKGAAAVGYRGAGTIEFLVDNDGQFYFMEMNTRIQVEHPVTEELTGIDIVAEQIKIAAGEKLGLRQEDVNFRGHVIECRINAEDAHNSFRPAPGKITTFHQPGGHGVRVDTHAYGQYVIPPFYDSMIGKLIVKGNDRRHAIMKTLTALDEFIVEGVPTTIDFHKLILTQSDFASGNFDTSFIEKHLSEEAGLQKRDKAKQNA
- the accB gene encoding acetyl-CoA carboxylase biotin carboxyl carrier protein, which produces MKEKTIKKLIRLVEESNIDVLEVSSWWRKVRITRKLNGSSMSNGDTRVVTIAAAPIPAPAPEAVPAAAAPAADEDKFVAIKSPMVGTFYEAPAPDAKPYMEQNQKIEKGQVVCIVEAMKLMNEIESEVSGRIAKVCVENAKPVEFGQTLFLVDPSG
- a CDS encoding tetratricopeptide repeat protein translates to MTYRNDEVIELVNSRLVAVKINGWEDTTLSNHYGINGYPSEIIANADGTEIDRIWGYAPPEDFIQAVNDYLMDKNTLADYLRQKETAPTMKLYNMIAEKYTGRSAYSDAETFYRKILQSDPTNKEGYSDSALYNMGKMKRRAKQYAAAEEAFQRLQTTYPESDMVDDAVFSIATTKSRAEKYDEAIAAFKAFINDYPDSDLIQDAEVYIPYSLKKKGDNDEALRLFKEFLEKYPDSEDTNWVKRQIKEIENPPEETEGG
- a CDS encoding aminopeptidase P family protein; translated protein: MKSRIDRLRKKLAADNIDAAVIIIYDCSDTTEVPGVRWLSGFSGSTGCVFVSQKSAYFISDFRYTEQAADEVSGAKIIISKKALIPSLTDINATQKKNLKVAIESHRLTIDLKNQLMKAMPKAIFIEYPNMLEDLWIIKDKTEIALLKKAAQISDRAFERILGFLRPGISEKEVAAELEYQMKVLGADKEAFPTIVASGYRSSMPHGTASAKILEKGDFITFDFGALYNGYVSDTTRTVVLGKATARQKRIYDTVLKAQLAGIKKAKAGVSGKAVDAACRNYFKKKKLVKYFGHGTGHGIGIEVHSGPRLSMLSKDILKSNMVVTIEPGLYFPGWGGVRIEDDVVIRPGGCTILTKAPKNLLEIG
- the gcvH gene encoding glycine cleavage system protein GcvH — translated: MNIPEELKYTKEHEWVRLNGDVAEIGITDFAQGELGDIVFVELPEIGSEVKQKEPFGTIEAVKAVSEMFSPVNGTVDAVNDLIEEDAGIINNDPYGQGWMIKVKISNPDEIDSLLDADQYKELITE
- a CDS encoding CDGSH iron-sulfur domain-containing protein — protein: MNDPKIADRSPAILKLEPGQYWWCACGRSKNQPFCDGSHQGTEFTPHEFTVTQTQRIALCRCKRTNNKPLCDGSHRKLPPE